In a genomic window of Gloeocapsopsis dulcis:
- the rfbF gene encoding glucose-1-phosphate cytidylyltransferase gives MKAVILAGGLGTRLSEETSLKPKPMVEIGSRPILWHIMKIYSAYNINDFIICCGYKGYVIKEYFANYFLHMSDITFDVRFNQMNIHCGYAEPWRITLVDTGELTMTGGRLKRVREHIGNQTFCFTYGDGVSNVNIEELIKFHKQQQTLATLTVVQPPGRFGAVCLEQDQTKISSFQEKPGGDGAWINSGFFVLEPEVIDYIADDSVVWEKEPLEKLAYMQQLSAFKHTGFWQPMDTLRDQKYLEDLWQNGNAPWQVW, from the coding sequence ATGAAAGCAGTAATTCTTGCTGGAGGACTTGGCACGCGCCTTAGTGAAGAAACCTCACTTAAACCAAAGCCTATGGTAGAAATTGGTAGCCGTCCTATTCTATGGCACATTATGAAAATATATTCCGCCTATAACATTAATGATTTCATTATTTGTTGCGGTTACAAAGGCTATGTAATCAAAGAGTATTTTGCCAACTACTTTTTACATATGTCTGATATCACTTTTGATGTGCGTTTCAATCAAATGAATATCCACTGTGGTTATGCTGAGCCTTGGCGAATCACGCTTGTAGATACGGGTGAACTAACGATGACTGGTGGACGACTCAAGCGAGTGAGAGAGCATATTGGCAACCAAACTTTTTGCTTCACTTATGGAGATGGAGTCAGCAATGTCAATATTGAAGAACTAATTAAATTTCATAAACAACAGCAAACCTTAGCAACATTAACTGTAGTCCAACCTCCAGGACGTTTTGGTGCAGTTTGTCTGGAGCAAGATCAAACTAAAATTAGCAGTTTTCAAGAAAAACCAGGGGGAGATGGCGCTTGGATAAATAGTGGTTTTTTTGTTTTAGAACCTGAAGTTATTGACTACATTGCAGATGACTCTGTTGTTTGGGAAAAAGAACCACTAGAAAAATTAGCTTATATGCAGCAGCTATCGGCTTTTAAACATACTGGCTTTTGGCAACCAATGGATACG